In the genome of Pagrus major chromosome 17, Pma_NU_1.0, the window TTCACATACCAGAATGCTAAATCAAAAGCCCATAAATCATTACAGTATGTGAGACATGGTGAACAGTCATGATTGAGACAGTTTCAGACGTCTTTAACCTCGACCTTGatgttctgtttttgtcatcTAAATAGATTAAGGGAGCCAATGTAAAACCCTGCGGAGTGACCCATTCAACCCTGATGGGCCTTTGATAGTTATCAGCCAGGCTGAGGCCTTATCTTGGCTGTCTGGAGCCCTCAGTGGAACCTTGGCTCTAAACACATGCTGCTCTAATTGACCTCAGTACCCCAATACTGAATTCTCATCCCTCATCTgcctgagagaaaaaaattaaataaaataaaagcactgcAGGTTGAATTTACTTCAAACAGCTATTTGATTTGTAATGCAAGAGTTGTTTCCTTTTGTACACAGAAGCACAGAACAAGTGAAATACTGAGAATAATCTctgatgtgttattttttttcacccttGCCTTTGCAGCAACAGATAATAAATATATCTAAGGCCATTGCAGTACCACAGATTCAAGTCCAAGCAGCACAAACCTCCGTGCAACCTGTTAAGAATGTACTCAAAGAGGCTACAACAGCAACATCGGACCAGCCCAGAATCCTCTACCAGTGTGGGGATTGTGATGAACTATTTAAGACCCTGGACCTCTGGCAGCAACATCGTAAAGAAGGGACATGTCAGGAGTCTCCCTCTGGGAGCAAGTCAAAACCTGATGCGCAACCTGAGCCAGAGGCCGATGCAGCTCAGAGCTGCAGTTCAACTTTGAATCCAGAAGATTCCGCTCTCTCTCAGAGTGAAACCTGCGAAGATCTTAAGCCAGAACCAGTGGAGGAACCCATAgcggaggagaaggagaggccGCAAGTTGCAGAAACTACTTCAGCTCAGAGCTCTGATCCTCCTGTTGCTGTGACTGCTTCGACCTCTAGTCCAGAGGAGTCGTCTCCTAAGAGGAGAGGGGCAAACAAAAAGCCTAAGCCAGAACCAGTGCTCCTGTGTGTGGACTGTGGCTCATGCTTTGGCTTGGTGTCTGAACTTGTGGCCCACCGCAAGACCCAACACGGCTTTGAGGAAGCTCTGCACCGCTGCTCTGTGTGTGGTGAAAGCTTTCTAAACACCACTCTTTTTCTCTACCACCGCAAGCAGCACCGGCAGAAAGGTGAGGAAAGGGTGGTGGAGGCTCCTAAGGTAGAGGCACCAGAGGAAGTTTGCGCTCAGAACAATGGGACTGATGAGCAGGAGCAGGATGCCACTCCCCCCACCGCTGCTGTCACCAGTAGTTTTACACAGCCTGAGTTGTTTATGTGCACCCATTGTGGACAGAGCTTTAACGATGAGGCAGGACTGGGCACCCATCGTAAGGAGAAGCATGACCTGAAGGAGCCACTACACAGCTGCACCCATTGCGGGGAGAGCTTCATGAACACCACCCTGTACCTTTACCATCGCCGGCAGCACAGCTTCACATCAGAGACTGAGGTGGTGGATGGAGCTGAAACTAGTGATGAAACAGCCACCAGTAAAGATCAGGATACACCGCAGAGCTCAAAGCGGCTGCTTTCCCCATCTGCCTCTGCTGGTGAGTCAGGTTCTTCACCCATTGCAAAGAGGAGCAGGCCCTCTTTCAGGATTGTGAGTGGCGCCAGTGCGCTCAAAGGTAagcaaaatatttgttttgaaagtccagtgtgtgggatttagtggcatcaaGCAGGGAGTTTGCAGATGGCCCATGTCCCGCCAGATTTTGACTATCCATCACAACATCCCAGCATTTGAGCTTCTCACCCaaagtgtgatgtcagaggaaaaatgTCCACCGTGTGAATTTGGCCTATAtactaatgaaaacatagttATGAATATCATATTCAATAGATCTCccaaatcctgcacactggacctttttaaaACTCTATTAAGAAAATAAGGCATGTGTCACTTGATATTTTGGTTCTCATTgaagtggttttttttttttggtgtcaGGAAACAAGGGCTCAGGCACCAAAGAGGAGTCGGAgtgcagcactgcagcagaCTCAGACAACACCAACCACCCTCCACCTGCCAAGCTGCTGCAGGACTGGGCCCGCACACCACTACCGCATGTTTGCCCCTACTGTGGCAAAACCTTCACCCGGCGCGTCTTCCTCCGCACCCATGTCTACAGCCACACTGGAGAAAAGCTCTTCACGTGCAAGGTGGCAATCTTTCTTAAGTCTGAGGGATATTCTTCTTTGATGTCATGTAGCTGACTttgatgtgatgatgtaatgCTTTTGAAGATGGTTAGTTTTACACACAATTTGAACCACCAACCTCATTATATTTGACAGATTCTCCAGCATCTCTGCATAATTGATATTGTTTTGAAAGttataactgctaactgctaactctgattgttgttgttttgaaggtGTGCACAAAGTCCTTCACCAACTCCCAGAGCCTGCTGCGCCACAGCATGAGCCACACAGGCAACAAGCCCTACAGCTGCGATGTTTGTGGCAAAAACTTCTCGCAGGCGCCGACCCTGAAGAGACACCAACGCATTCACACATCCACACTGGCGCCACGCAAGCGTGGACGCAAACCGGTACAGTCTcattccattttatttttaattacgTACCACTCAAATCAAAAGGTTTCATTCTAAAATCTAATTTACAGGGTTTGTGCAAAGTTCTGAAATGTAtgcaaacttttattttaacctttgtgtttttaaggttaagaatatttttaaattcaaataatgcttgaaaaatgtttgattttcaacataatcCATTGTTTCATCTACACAATCACTCAACaccaaacattttttatatttgaaatgaaacaatcctgtcgttatgtttgttttttcttagcATGGAAATTAGCAAGAATTAAATAATCATgaacaaaacatacaatcaaAGTTAATATGAGAGGCtggtgaaataaacaaaatggcaaTATACATTCAACATTGTGGTTATAAAAGAATTATGTACgctttattttttgcagttGCATTTGTAGTAACAATTTAGATGTGATCACAATGGCTTCGAGAGTGCGTacctgaaatgtattttactcTCAAAAAGCTTTATGAACACTGcatatataaaattaaaattaaagtttCTAGTCTTCACACTTTGGAAATTTTATGGTTATGACAAAACCTTTCAGACTTTctataaaaagatgtttttggtAGATAACCTGCTGTGAAATCCTTTTTTATTGACCGTGACTGTTGTGTCCCTCGATGCAGGTGTGCACTCTGGACAATGAGGGAGCCGCTCATCTCTTTGCTTGTCCTCACTGCCCCTCACGGTTCAACACCGAGGATCAGCTCAACCATCACAAGTaataacaacagcaacactccAGTAACATTAGTTATTCAACATTCTGTATTTGCAGGAGTGGAATTGACCAGAACACTTTGATTGCACTCCATACACTATATTCAACACTCTAACCAGCTCTGAATTTCTGGATTTCCATATAGTCCAGAGATTGTCAATATTCAATAATTTCCAACCCTGTTTACCGTGTAAATACATTAGAATTATGGTTCCAAACAGAACCCAGGACGGGATTTAGATAAACCTCCTCCCCTTCGCCAGGAGCTGTAGTAGCTGAGCCGTGTCCGACTACTGAGCAAGACCTTTAAGCTGTGTAGCAAACACGCTGACTGAGATGTCTGGTTGCCCTTGAGCCGCAGCCACATATGATTGACAGACAGAGGCCCAGTAAATTAAGATGATAACGATAACCCAGGACGGGGGAAGAGCCTGGTCCTGTCCTACCTGGCCGAGCAAGGAGGAGAggatatactgtgtgtgtctgtgtgtctgtgtctgtgtgtctgtctggctgtggctgtggctgtggctgtagctgtagctgtggctgtggctgtggcGGTGGCTGTGGCTATAGCATATTGAATGTGAAAGCATAATACTGTCATTGGCACTGACATTGGCCTTTGCAGTGTTTAAATTGTATGCCTTTGTTACCAGAAGGACAATAATCTAGTTATAAAATGTAATCAGAAAGTTGGCACATTAATGTCAGTGTTTCAATTTAAACCTAATGTGCTGTCGCTGCCTCAAAGCCAGTGACATGTTCAGGAAACCTGTTGACCATAGTTTTCCACAAATTTCTGCTGTGCTAGGTGAGAAAAAATAGGAATCAATATTAGTGCTCATCATTCggggtcgactgattatcggcttggctgaatattggatccgaCGATATTTAGCATTCTTTGGATTATTGGAATCTGAATCAAGAGTATCAGAAATTCAGTTTCCTATTTTAGAAGATTAGAAAAGGAGCATCTTCACATTTGACAAGAAGCTATTTTTTTGGCatgttggtttaaaaaaatggctAAAACAATTCAGTGTTGCTCAAAATTGTTACTGATTAACCTTCTGACTATCgacaaattgattaatcaaattGTTTCAGCTTAAATCAGTGTGTACCTGAGTGTAGTAGTACTAATACTGTAGCGTCACCCCTACTCATTAAAGAGCATCTGGCTTGAAGAAGAGGTGACCCTGACTGAATTTTTAATTCTCCCAGCTGCCTCAGGGTCAGCTGTTCCTGAAATATTGATTTCTATTGTCTATTTAACAGGGAACAGAAACAGCCTGGCCTCTTACACAGGCCTTGAGAGGTCCTTGCGCACCATCTCTAGCATCCTGCTATGCTTTAAGTAACTTTTGTGGTTAAGGGCTTTTGCTGGCACATTACCTGCAGCAGTATGATATGCATAATACATACACTTGTATGTAATACTAAGCAGAGCTGTATGTTTCctgaacatcaacatcatctgtgtttgttctgaTTATGAGAAGCTATCAAAAGAACCAgtactttattttttccctGCTGTGAAAGCAGGTCTGATGCAGCATTAGGTGAATACATCCTAACACTTCTCTCCTCCCCTAAGGCTATATCCAGCGTAACGTTATGCAATGGATAAATATAGTCTTTCATGTCCTAACTCTGACTCCTCCTAGTTTACTGCTGTTCTTTTATCTCCAACGTTTATACACTCACTTAATGCCCCTTATTTAATGTGAAGCACAGCTAAGCACATACTTGCTGGTAATCCTCCTACGAGTCACATATAGAGTGGCAgcttaaaaccaaaacatgaccCTCATTATTGTCGTTTTTATGAGTCTTTTTTTGGGGGAACTTATGCATAATTATTTAATGTAattgtttgtgtgaatgttgcTTGTTACtgtgagacatttttttgtacatgtctttcagttaaaatatatttgaattattttagtATGCTAAACAGTCAGTAATATATGAAATAGTTAAAGCACCGAcatgaatatgtgtgtttgtgtattcaaCAGACTGCTCCACACCAGCCATCCATTCCCTTGCCCTGAATGTGGAGAGGCCTTCAAACGCAGGAAAGACCTGGACCTGCACTCGCTCACTCACCAAGGTGAGAGTTCAGCAAAcagtatgttgttttatttattcatttatacatactgtatatacaacaaattattaatgttttaaaatgttattgttgTAGATGCTGTTGTAGGGGTTGCTGATGTTGTACTATAGTGAATATGCATTGTCTTCATTTTCTCAATGGAGATGTTATCTCTTGCCGTTTTTCTACTGGAACTTTTGGCCATGCCAAGTCAAACCGAGCtgcactgatttgcttttccaacaccagttttactgcaccGAGTTGAGCCACGCCGTGCCAGTGATGGACCTGCAACTGGCTGCAGTGACGTCTCATGACTGCAGCCAATCTGTAACAAGCACCTGTCTCTGAATTagtggagccactttgttagtgttgattcttcgatagtactgcaCGGATTGAGACAGGCGCGTTATTGCTTTAcgacacaccttcaagcaggtagcacagttgtggtggaaatgcaaaatccTGTCCGCACCCGGCTGCCCCGCCGAGTCAAACCAAGTAAAGGTAACATCTAGGTAACATGGTACATCTAAGAAGCTGTGCTCTGttcctgtcaaataaacaaataaaacataaataaatatacatacattctCTCATCAatctaaaaaaatacataataaatgcAATATACATAGAGTACACAATTGGCATATATTCCAAAAAATGAGAAGCAAAGCACCCAAACTATTCCTTATCTGAGCCCTGTTGTATTTACAAATTGAGAAAAACTAATTATGAAAAATTGAACATCTTTTTTATTCAGCTGTTTATATCTCACGTCCTTCCACTGTGTGACTGTATGAGGTATGATTTCCTCTCATCTGCTGCTGATCAATCTTTCCATCTTTCTTTGTGCATTATAACATTCAGGAAGATTAAAGATGAGATCACATGTGGTGAACATATCAAGAAATCAGATGCAAGCCCCCGCAAGCCTGCTTGTAATGGAAACCAATTAGATATGATGTCCTTATCGTACTGCAGGCAGTGAATTACTATTGATTAACACAAAGTCGCTGTTAAATGCCCCCCATTGGTTTGCCTGGGTGGCCTATCTTGTTTATTTACAAACATACATCTATGTTATATGTGCATTGTCCCTCCGATGCATTAGGTCAATGACTTTCCATTGATTTGTGTCTGGaatggaggaggaaggtggaggtAAATGAATTGGGGGGCGTTGGAACGCCAACCTCATTAATTAAGCATGAAGAGTCAGCGAGCAGCAGGGGTCAGAGGTACGTGGCTCCTCTGAGAGAGATGATTGGTGAGATTGATCCATTGATCAGTTCAGGGCCATAGGCAGAGATTGTCCTTATTAAAGGTTTAATTAGACGGTCCCAATGGGGAGCGGAGTGGATCCTCCCCACCGGGGTAGACAGTACAGATGGTTAGCAGATTGCAAGATGTTGGCATGACGACCTATCGACATTCTGATGAACCATCAGTGTCAGCGATTTCTCAGCCAGGTTTTCAAGAGCAACCCAGTGAGAGTCTGGTTTGCATTGCCAAAATACAACCAGGGCACCAGCTGATTGGAAGTGATCAGTCAACTGATCTGCAGCAAATCTgcaaatcaatcaaaatcaatCACTTAAGTCAagtttcaagcaaaaaaaaacaaaacaaacagtaactCATTAGCTTTTCCCTTATTATATTGctgtaaatttaatattttaaggttttggACTATTGGTTAGACGGAAAAGTAGCTTGAAATATAATTACCCTGAACCCtgaagtgacgtcttcagaaTTTGTTGGTTGGATTGAAAAGTAGTTTGAAACATCACATTGGGCACTTTGTAAgtcttttctgacatttcataggTCACAAATTGATCAGTAAATGTAGAGAGTAACAGGCTAGATaaactaataatgaaaataattgttagttgccgcttgattttaaaatgataatcaATAAAGCTCGATGAATTGATTTGTCTGCAAAATGTGGAAAGAAAAGAGCCATTGTAACTTAACAGAGCTTCAGAATTCTTGTCCAAAAACctaaaatatttgatttattattatataaaacagagagaagcagaaagTCTTTGAAtatttgcttgataaatgacttaaatatCCAAGTATTTCGATTAATTTCCTAGTTTAATTGTTAAATTGTGTTGCCATTTGATTAATTGTCATACTagggaaagcacaggtgttCCTAATAACATGAATGATTGCTCTGCTCTGTTCAAGTGGCCCAGTcagtcatgacagtgtgacagttaATCAGCGACAAGGAGACTGAAAAGGAATTCAGCCATTGCTCATTTTGATTACTTACACCTGTATTTTTATTACTGTGACATGTCTAAAGACCTGTTGCTTAATCACTTATTCCAACAGTTCATTCCTTACATCTTGTGGCATATATTTGTTGAGGAGCTACCTTGTATGTTCACATTATAAGCAATCATTGACCACAGGTGGTTTCTATGTCGACACTGAAAAATTGGCTGCATTTGAGTATTTGAGTACCGTAGCCAATCACCTGTCACTGCATGACTGCTGGCATGACGGCTGGAAATCACCAAACTCAAATCAGCCAACCGATAATTAGCATGGCACAGGAGTGATCATGCAGCATGAACAGAGAGTATGACTACCTGCCTAACACCTGACACTGCTCCGTTACAGACAAGCAGCCAGCGATGTGTCCGCATTGTTCATCCCAGTTTGTGAACCAGTCAGTGCTGGAAATCCACATGCAGCGTTGCCCtaccacagaggaggagaagaccGCTGGTCGTGGACGCGGCCAAGGCCGAGGACGAAGCACTGGACAGGTGGAGAGAAAatcatgaaaattaaaaatgattgttctttttttcagatttgtttttaacaagTACCCAGGCAATGTGTTGAAATCCTGCTATCAATTTACCTCTTTTgtttatagatttttatttttgtcattttgcctTTTATTAGTTTGCTAACACtccagacagagagaaaatgtgggGTTTGATAAAGCTGGGTGACATCTAACAAAGGTCTCGTTTTAATCAAACTGTGACGTTGTGGTTACGTCTCAGTCAGACCATGAGGACA includes:
- the znf574 gene encoding zinc finger protein 574 isoform X2 → MESSSVYMCFPCYQEFNTLEEVLEHQLTCTAEDEQPDTSAATTATIPLLQTRQQIINISKAIAVPQIQVQAAQTSVQPVKNVLKEATTATSDQPRILYQCGDCDELFKTLDLWQQHRKEGTCQESPSGSKSKPDAQPEPEADAAQSCSSTLNPEDSALSQSETCEDLKPEPVEEPIAEEKERPQVAETTSAQSSDPPVAVTASTSSPEESSPKRRGANKKPKPEPVLLCVDCGSCFGLVSELVAHRKTQHGFEEALHRCSVCGESFLNTTLFLYHRKQHRQKGEERVVEAPKVEAPEEVCAQNNGTDEQEQDATPPTAAVTSSFTQPELFMCTHCGQSFNDEAGLGTHRKEKHDLKEPLHSCTHCGESFMNTTLYLYHRRQHSFTSETEVVDGAETSDETATSKDQDTPQSSKRLLSPSASAGESGSSPIAKRSRPSFRIVSGASALKGNKGSGTKEESECSTAADSDNTNHPPPAKLLQDWARTPLPHVCPYCGKTFTRRVFLRTHVYSHTGEKLFTCKVCTKSFTNSQSLLRHSMSHTGNKPYSCDVCGKNFSQAPTLKRHQRIHTSTLAPRKRGRKPVCTLDNEGAAHLFACPHCPSRFNTEDQLNHHKLLHTSHPFPCPECGEAFKRRKDLDLHSLTHQDKQPAMCPHCSSQFVNQSVLEIHMQRCPTTEEEKTAGRGRGQGRGRSTGQIECDLCGHRCMTQEGLDLHRLSHTGQTPLKCPVRPCRRRFTSNSALEEHVLAHFQGTLSKSKNRPRFRCQICHKDFAYNSTFNVHMRTHTDERPFECATCGKRFRQLPHLQDHERIHSGLRPFCCWICGKSFSVAARLTEHARTHSGEKPYPCAHCPAAFRSRSNLDKHIRLHGDLPMDTVDEVAQAAEAAHVQKVLEGAKVLSTVTTTGDVDSGTVQTIYVLQGGEGGTETVMIPSDQLSGIEGASQVVILPSSVLGTQGITVPTITMDGNEITMVETSQSPQHAIEFIVEETV
- the znf574 gene encoding zinc finger protein 574 isoform X1, with the protein product MSEDAMESSSVYMCFPCYQEFNTLEEVLEHQLTCTAEDEQPDTSAATTATIPLLQTRQQIINISKAIAVPQIQVQAAQTSVQPVKNVLKEATTATSDQPRILYQCGDCDELFKTLDLWQQHRKEGTCQESPSGSKSKPDAQPEPEADAAQSCSSTLNPEDSALSQSETCEDLKPEPVEEPIAEEKERPQVAETTSAQSSDPPVAVTASTSSPEESSPKRRGANKKPKPEPVLLCVDCGSCFGLVSELVAHRKTQHGFEEALHRCSVCGESFLNTTLFLYHRKQHRQKGEERVVEAPKVEAPEEVCAQNNGTDEQEQDATPPTAAVTSSFTQPELFMCTHCGQSFNDEAGLGTHRKEKHDLKEPLHSCTHCGESFMNTTLYLYHRRQHSFTSETEVVDGAETSDETATSKDQDTPQSSKRLLSPSASAGESGSSPIAKRSRPSFRIVSGASALKGNKGSGTKEESECSTAADSDNTNHPPPAKLLQDWARTPLPHVCPYCGKTFTRRVFLRTHVYSHTGEKLFTCKVCTKSFTNSQSLLRHSMSHTGNKPYSCDVCGKNFSQAPTLKRHQRIHTSTLAPRKRGRKPVCTLDNEGAAHLFACPHCPSRFNTEDQLNHHKLLHTSHPFPCPECGEAFKRRKDLDLHSLTHQDKQPAMCPHCSSQFVNQSVLEIHMQRCPTTEEEKTAGRGRGQGRGRSTGQIECDLCGHRCMTQEGLDLHRLSHTGQTPLKCPVRPCRRRFTSNSALEEHVLAHFQGTLSKSKNRPRFRCQICHKDFAYNSTFNVHMRTHTDERPFECATCGKRFRQLPHLQDHERIHSGLRPFCCWICGKSFSVAARLTEHARTHSGEKPYPCAHCPAAFRSRSNLDKHIRLHGDLPMDTVDEVAQAAEAAHVQKVLEGAKVLSTVTTTGDVDSGTVQTIYVLQGGEGGTETVMIPSDQLSGIEGASQVVILPSSVLGTQGITVPTITMDGNEITMVETSQSPQHAIEFIVEETV